A stretch of Blastocatellia bacterium DNA encodes these proteins:
- a CDS encoding sigma-70 family RNA polymerase sigma factor has protein sequence MGKAVGREKLVRSEVEIHDDELVERSLAGDHEAFDMLVTRYSRSVFNLAGRFFRQPEAREDITQETFIKAYQSLHTYRRGASFERWLMKITINACYDELRRLKRRQEFNLADLTDDEGRWLEDVLARPALEEFEQTQRNEQAAALAEKLLQTLSPEDRMVMLLYERDGLSTAEIAEMMSWSRSKVKVRLFRARRALGKRIRRMVATIEGRTPQRKK, from the coding sequence GTGGGAAAAGCTGTGGGGCGAGAGAAACTCGTCAGGTCAGAGGTGGAGATTCACGACGACGAGCTGGTCGAGCGGAGTCTGGCGGGAGATCATGAGGCCTTTGACATGTTAGTGACCCGCTACAGTCGCAGCGTGTTTAATCTCGCCGGGCGATTTTTCCGACAGCCGGAGGCGAGAGAAGACATCACGCAAGAGACGTTCATCAAGGCCTATCAATCGCTGCATACCTACCGACGGGGCGCTTCGTTCGAGCGATGGTTGATGAAGATCACCATCAACGCATGTTATGACGAACTGCGGCGGCTCAAGCGGCGGCAGGAATTCAACCTCGCCGACCTGACCGATGATGAGGGGCGCTGGCTGGAGGATGTCCTGGCCAGGCCGGCTCTGGAGGAATTCGAGCAGACGCAGCGGAATGAACAGGCAGCGGCTCTGGCGGAAAAGCTCTTGCAAACTCTCTCGCCCGAGGACAGAATGGTTATGCTGCTGTACGAGCGCGATGGGCTGTCAACGGCGGAGATCGCCGAGATGATGTCGTGGTCGCGTTCGAAGGTGAAGGTGAGACTCTTTCGTGCCCGTCGCGCGTTGGGGAAGCGGATTCGACGGATGGTGGCGACCATCGAGGGTCGCACCCCGCAGAGGAAAAAATGA